One stretch of Thalassovita sp. DNA includes these proteins:
- a CDS encoding ABC transporter permease, which produces MSQTSDSTTVANSSLANMGDRRFGRFNWLGMVTLARREILRFLVVWTQTLLAPLTTAALFLMIFSVAIGQTRGEVMGLPFTHFIAPGILMMTVIQNAFANTSSSIVIAKVQGNIVDTLMPPLSPLELVLGYLAGAVARGVIVALLLSAGLVLFLGIVPAHPLLALAFVILGAALLGSIGMVAGIYSNKFDQMAAITNFIVTPLAFLSGTFYSVQALPPVIADMTRFNPIFYLIDGVRFGVLGVSDSAPMLALTVSALVTLAISALAWALFRSGYRLKD; this is translated from the coding sequence GCCAATATGGGGGATCGCCGCTTTGGCCGGTTCAACTGGCTGGGCATGGTGACCTTGGCCCGGCGGGAGATCCTGCGGTTTCTGGTGGTCTGGACACAAACCCTGCTGGCACCGCTGACCACGGCCGCGCTGTTTCTGATGATCTTCTCAGTGGCGATCGGTCAGACACGGGGTGAGGTTATGGGCCTGCCGTTCACCCATTTCATTGCCCCCGGCATCCTGATGATGACTGTGATCCAGAACGCTTTTGCCAACACCTCCTCCTCGATTGTGATCGCCAAGGTGCAGGGCAATATCGTTGATACGCTGATGCCCCCCCTGTCCCCGCTGGAGCTGGTGCTGGGCTACCTGGCCGGGGCCGTAGCACGCGGGGTGATTGTGGCGCTGTTGTTGAGCGCCGGGCTGGTGCTGTTCCTTGGCATCGTGCCGGCCCATCCGCTGCTGGCCCTGGCCTTCGTCATTCTTGGCGCGGCGCTCTTGGGGTCAATCGGCATGGTGGCCGGGATCTATTCCAACAAGTTTGACCAGATGGCGGCGATCACCAATTTCATCGTGACGCCTTTGGCCTTCCTCTCGGGCACCTTCTATTCGGTGCAGGCCCTTCCGCCGGTGATTGCCGATATGACCCGTTTCAACCCGATCTTCTACCTGATCGACGGGGTGCGCTTTGGCGTGCTTGGCGTGTCTGACAGCGCCCCAATGCTGGCGCTCACCGTTTCGGCGCTGGTGACACTGGCGATTTCCGCGCTGGCCTGGGCCCTGTTCCGCAGCGGCTACCGGTTGAAGGACTGA